From one Catenuloplanes nepalensis genomic stretch:
- a CDS encoding helix-turn-helix domain-containing protein: protein MTTNHDAPAGRDEPVGAVLARLRRERRLSGATLAAQVGMSQPKISRLERGVGSPDPRDVEVVARALGADEELVRELVQRTVYTQNRIMDWRLAPDNLASRQEIVADWETASEIKRELAVTVLPGLLQTSEYARAVLIALDPLIRSGEHPNAERTILAAVAARLKRQEILADPARRLHAVIAEIALRGPMCTPTEMLAQLAHLREMAALSNVTVEIIPDDADMPVPFLHGFMIFDDQLLLIDVYNTGLVSRGEKDIAFYRRVFDAVAAYATDDITPILDRHTRRCLERIHRELD, encoded by the coding sequence TTGACCACCAACCACGATGCCCCTGCGGGCCGCGACGAGCCGGTGGGCGCCGTGCTGGCGAGATTGCGTCGCGAGCGGAGGCTCTCCGGCGCGACACTCGCGGCTCAGGTAGGCATGAGCCAGCCGAAGATCTCCCGCCTCGAGCGAGGCGTGGGCTCACCGGATCCCCGCGACGTGGAAGTGGTGGCGCGTGCACTCGGCGCGGACGAAGAGCTAGTCCGGGAGCTGGTTCAGCGGACCGTCTATACCCAGAATCGGATCATGGACTGGCGACTGGCGCCCGACAACCTCGCCAGCCGCCAGGAGATCGTCGCCGATTGGGAGACCGCCTCTGAAATCAAGCGCGAGCTGGCGGTGACCGTGCTTCCTGGGCTGTTGCAGACCAGCGAATACGCCAGGGCCGTCCTGATCGCGCTCGACCCCCTCATTCGCAGCGGCGAGCACCCGAATGCCGAACGCACCATCCTGGCCGCGGTTGCCGCCCGGCTCAAGCGGCAGGAGATTTTGGCGGATCCGGCGAGACGGCTGCACGCGGTGATCGCGGAGATCGCGTTGCGGGGGCCGATGTGCACGCCGACGGAGATGCTGGCACAGCTCGCGCATCTACGGGAGATGGCCGCGCTGTCGAACGTGACCGTCGAGATCATCCCGGATGACGCGGACATGCCGGTGCCGTTCCTGCACGGCTTCATGATCTTCGACGATCAACTGCTTCTGATCGACGTCTACAACACCGGGCTCGTCTCCCGGGGCGAGAAGGACATCGCCTTCTACCGGCGGGTCTTCGACGCGGTCGCGGCCTACGCCACGGACGACATCACGCCGATCCTGGACCGGCACACCCGCCGCTGCCTCGAGCGCATCCACCGCGAGCTGGACTGA
- a CDS encoding pyridoxal-phosphate dependent enzyme — MNAADVRDAAGRLAGVAHRTPVVVSRTLNARTGTEAFLKCENAQRVGAFKFRGAFNAISRRTPEELSRGIAAYSSGNHAQAVALAARELGARAVVLMPADTPASKRDAVLGYGAEIHTYDRYTQDRVALGEALAADRGLTLIPPYDHPHVMAGQGTAALELIEDAGPIDTLLVPIGGGGLIAGCATIAKAMLPDVRVVGVEPAAGDDTLRSLRAGERVRIPVPRTIADGMAADTPGALTFEINRRLVDDVVLVTDDEIRDAMRFAFDRLKLVLEPNGATGLAALLHSRVPPTRRTGIILSGGNIDVTRFIALLA; from the coding sequence GTGAATGCCGCCGATGTCCGCGACGCGGCGGGCCGTCTCGCCGGAGTCGCCCACCGTACCCCCGTGGTGGTCTCCAGGACCCTGAACGCGCGCACCGGGACGGAAGCGTTCCTGAAGTGCGAGAACGCGCAGCGGGTCGGCGCGTTCAAGTTCCGCGGCGCGTTCAACGCGATCTCCCGCCGCACGCCGGAGGAGCTGTCCCGCGGCATCGCGGCGTACTCGTCCGGGAACCACGCGCAGGCGGTCGCGCTGGCCGCACGCGAGCTGGGCGCCCGCGCGGTGGTGCTGATGCCGGCGGACACGCCCGCGTCCAAGCGTGACGCGGTCCTCGGTTACGGCGCCGAGATCCACACCTACGATCGCTATACGCAGGATCGGGTCGCGCTCGGCGAGGCGCTCGCGGCCGACCGGGGGTTGACGCTGATCCCGCCCTACGACCACCCGCACGTGATGGCCGGGCAGGGCACGGCGGCGCTGGAGCTGATCGAGGACGCCGGGCCGATCGACACGCTGCTGGTCCCGATCGGCGGCGGTGGCCTGATCGCCGGCTGCGCCACGATCGCGAAGGCGATGCTGCCGGACGTCCGGGTGGTCGGCGTCGAGCCGGCCGCGGGCGACGACACGCTGCGCTCGCTGCGGGCCGGTGAGCGGGTCCGGATCCCGGTGCCGCGCACGATCGCGGACGGGATGGCCGCGGACACGCCCGGCGCGCTCACCTTTGAGATCAACCGCCGGCTGGTCGACGACGTCGTGCTGGTCACCGACGACGAGATCCGCGACGCCATGCGCTTCGCCTTCGACCGGCTGAAGCTGGTCCTCGAACCGAACGGCGCCACCGGCCTCGCCGCGCTCCTGCACTCCCGGGTCCCGCCCACGCGCCGCACCGGCATCATCCTGTCCGGCGGCAACATCGACGTCACTCGCTTCATCGCGCTGCTGGCCTGA
- a CDS encoding Lrp/AsnC family transcriptional regulator, translating to MEEIDRAIVTALTADGRLSYTDLAERVGLSVSAVHQRVRRLEQRGVIRGYTARVSYEAIDLKLTAFVAIRPFDPSQPDDAPEKLAHLPEIESCYSVAGEDFYMLLVRVASPGELERLLQQIRTAANVTTRTTVVLSTPYEGRPPTVSASSTPE from the coding sequence GTGGAGGAGATCGACCGGGCGATCGTGACGGCGCTGACCGCGGACGGGCGGCTGTCGTACACGGACCTCGCGGAACGCGTCGGCCTGTCGGTGTCGGCCGTGCACCAGCGGGTGCGCCGGCTGGAGCAGCGCGGCGTGATCAGGGGCTACACCGCGCGGGTCTCCTACGAGGCGATCGACCTGAAGCTCACCGCGTTCGTGGCGATCCGGCCGTTCGATCCGTCCCAGCCGGACGACGCACCGGAGAAGCTCGCCCACCTGCCCGAGATCGAGTCGTGCTACTCGGTGGCGGGGGAGGACTTCTACATGCTGCTGGTCCGGGTGGCCAGCCCCGGCGAGCTGGAGCGGCTGCTGCAGCAGATCCGCACCGCCGCCAACGTGACCACCCGCACCACGGTCGTGCTCTCCACGCCGTACGAGGGACGTCCGCCGACGGTCAGCGCGAGTTCCACTCCAGAATGA
- a CDS encoding histidine phosphatase family protein: protein MAEIVLVRHGQTEWSVSGRHTGRTDIPLTAEGEEQARAIGEKLKGREFAAVLSSPRVRALRTAELAGLEVTEVDEDLSEWDYGDYEGITTPEIRKTDPDWYLWDDGVPGGESPEQIGARIDRVLARAREHLARDRDVALVAHGHALRVVGARWIEEPVRVGGRLRLDTATLCRLGFEHARPVILEWNSR from the coding sequence ATGGCGGAGATCGTTCTCGTACGGCACGGGCAGACCGAGTGGAGCGTGTCCGGGCGGCACACCGGGCGCACCGACATCCCCCTCACGGCCGAGGGCGAGGAGCAGGCGCGCGCGATCGGTGAGAAGCTCAAGGGGCGGGAGTTCGCGGCGGTGCTGTCCAGCCCGCGGGTGCGGGCGCTGCGGACCGCGGAGCTGGCCGGCCTCGAGGTGACCGAGGTCGACGAGGACCTGTCCGAGTGGGACTACGGCGACTACGAGGGGATCACCACGCCGGAGATCCGCAAGACGGACCCGGACTGGTACCTCTGGGACGACGGCGTGCCCGGCGGCGAGTCACCGGAGCAGATCGGCGCCCGCATCGACCGGGTGCTGGCCAGGGCGCGCGAGCACCTGGCGCGGGACCGCGACGTGGCGCTGGTGGCGCACGGTCACGCGCTGCGCGTGGTGGGCGCGCGGTGGATCGAGGAGCCGGTGCGGGTGGGTGGGCGGCTGCGGCTGGACACCGCGACGCTGTGCCGGCTCGGGTTCGAGCACGCCCGGCCGGTCATTCTGGAGTGGAACTCGCGCTGA
- a CDS encoding ISL3 family transposase, giving the protein MVNDTTRLLGLDGLVVDRVELDAAGVPVVVLSTGCEQARCCPDCGQEAVRVKAWVTTRPRDLPVAGRTVRLRWRKRRWHCPTDSCPRVSFTEQVGQVPARARLTGRLRAAAGAAVADGGRTVVQSARDHGLSWPVVAAAFTAHAAAVLPAEPDPVEVLGIDETRRGRPKWEFDPVTQAWQTSVDRWHVGMCDLTGGQGLLGQVEGRTAQTVIDWLTARSQDWRDQVRYVAIDMCTIFKSAITTALPHAILVVDHFHVVQLAHQALNDVRRRITVQHRGRRGRAGDLEWDLRNRLTRSARRLRAERVDKLCDDLTTLPAKISTPILAAWNAKEDLLDLLALARTHPNRETITRHLHRFYTRCADSGQPELTRLARTIETWWPQILAFLHTGITNAGSEGTNRVIKTVARNAYGFRNPENQRLRTRAATTRKSRGHLNPA; this is encoded by the coding sequence ATGGTCAACGATACGACCCGGCTGCTGGGCCTTGACGGCCTGGTCGTCGATCGGGTCGAGCTGGATGCCGCTGGTGTGCCGGTGGTGGTCTTGTCCACTGGGTGTGAGCAGGCGCGTTGCTGCCCGGACTGCGGTCAGGAGGCGGTGCGGGTGAAGGCGTGGGTCACGACCCGGCCGCGGGATCTGCCGGTCGCCGGCCGGACGGTGCGGTTGCGGTGGCGTAAACGCCGCTGGCACTGCCCGACCGATAGTTGTCCGCGTGTGTCGTTCACCGAGCAGGTCGGGCAGGTCCCGGCCCGGGCGAGACTGACCGGCAGGCTCCGCGCCGCGGCCGGGGCCGCAGTCGCTGACGGCGGGCGGACGGTCGTGCAATCGGCCCGTGATCACGGACTGTCGTGGCCGGTCGTCGCGGCGGCGTTCACCGCTCACGCCGCAGCGGTGCTGCCCGCCGAGCCCGATCCGGTCGAGGTGCTGGGGATCGACGAGACCCGCCGGGGCCGGCCGAAATGGGAGTTCGACCCGGTCACCCAGGCGTGGCAGACGAGCGTGGACCGGTGGCACGTCGGCATGTGTGACCTGACCGGCGGCCAAGGGCTCCTCGGCCAGGTCGAGGGCCGGACCGCCCAGACCGTGATCGACTGGCTTACCGCCCGCAGCCAGGATTGGCGTGACCAGGTCCGATACGTGGCGATCGACATGTGCACGATCTTCAAATCCGCGATCACCACCGCGCTACCACACGCGATCCTGGTCGTCGATCACTTCCACGTCGTGCAACTCGCCCACCAGGCCCTCAACGACGTCCGCCGCCGGATCACCGTCCAGCACCGCGGCCGCCGGGGCCGGGCCGGAGACCTCGAATGGGACCTACGCAACCGCCTGACCCGCTCCGCACGCCGGCTCCGCGCCGAACGCGTCGACAAACTCTGCGACGACCTCACCACCCTGCCAGCCAAGATCAGCACACCGATCCTGGCCGCATGGAACGCCAAGGAAGACCTCCTCGACCTCCTCGCCCTGGCCCGCACCCACCCGAACCGCGAAACCATCACCCGGCACCTGCACCGCTTCTACACCCGCTGCGCCGACTCCGGCCAGCCCGAACTCACCCGCCTCGCCCGCACGATCGAGACCTGGTGGCCGCAGATCCTCGCGTTCCTCCACACCGGCATCACCAACGCCGGCTCCGAGGGCACCAACCGCGTCATCAAAACCGTCGCCCGCAACGCCTACGGCTTCCGCAACCCCGAAAACCAACGCCTACGCACCCGCGCCGCCACCACCCGAAAATCCCGCGGCCACCTCAACCCCGCTTAA
- a CDS encoding reverse transcriptase domain-containing protein, producing the protein MTIRSRHSDDHRRAASPLRPGRRQHRTPLNFEEPRWLKAPLQLPDGTLQERDRGTPQGSAVSPVLANLFLHYAFDMWMARMFPAVRFERYVDDVVVHCVSERQARYVLAEITKRMTQVGLELHPEKTRIVYCQDDNRRGSYEHTEFVFLGYGFRRRSARSREGAMFLSFLPAISKQALKRISAEVRSWRLHHRTSLTEKDLADWINPIVRGWMNHYGAFYRSALYPLLERINAYLLRWVRRKYKRLRGSRKARTSWNNAVRKRPRAFAHWAWVTHAPTVW; encoded by the coding sequence GTGACTATCCGATCTAGACACTCAGATGATCACCGACGAGCTGCGAGCCCGCTACGTCCGGGTCGCCGTCAACACCGCACCCCGCTCAACTTCGAAGAGCCGCGTTGGTTGAAAGCGCCACTGCAACTACCCGACGGCACTCTGCAGGAACGAGATCGCGGAACCCCACAAGGATCCGCAGTTTCACCTGTTCTGGCTAATCTGTTTCTCCACTATGCGTTCGACATGTGGATGGCCCGCATGTTTCCGGCGGTTCGGTTCGAGCGCTATGTGGATGACGTGGTGGTGCATTGCGTCAGTGAACGCCAGGCTCGGTATGTGCTGGCGGAGATCACGAAACGGATGACCCAGGTAGGGCTGGAGTTGCATCCGGAGAAGACCCGGATAGTTTACTGCCAGGACGACAACCGGCGTGGCTCGTACGAACACACCGAATTTGTCTTCCTCGGCTACGGCTTCCGGCGACGCTCGGCGCGGTCAAGGGAAGGGGCGATGTTCTTGTCGTTCCTGCCGGCGATCAGTAAACAAGCCCTGAAGAGGATCAGTGCCGAGGTGCGGTCGTGGCGGCTGCACCATCGCACAAGCCTGACCGAGAAGGACCTCGCCGATTGGATAAACCCGATCGTCCGGGGTTGGATGAACCATTACGGGGCGTTCTATCGATCTGCCCTATATCCCCTCCTGGAACGCATCAACGCCTACCTGCTGCGGTGGGTCCGCCGGAAGTACAAACGGTTGCGGGGTAGCAGGAAAGCCCGGACGTCCTGGAACAATGCCGTCCGGAAACGACCGCGTGCCTTCGCCCACTGGGCGTGGGTCACGCACGCCCCTACGGTCTGGTGA
- a CDS encoding acyl-CoA dehydrogenase family protein, which produces MWIPPSDEARDLLGLVEEIADGELTPQTAAAHEARGEFPREIVRTLGRAGLLGLPYPAELGGADQPYEVYLRVLERLAYRWLTVAEAVSVHTLSCYPAALHGDDRLRKLVPDMVGGELLGAYCLSEPAGGSDAAALTTRAVRDGDHYVVDGTKAWITHAGSADFYNVFARTGEPGARGISCLLLDATTPGLEPQPRERLMGLHAGAPAQVVLSGARVPTERLVGAEGQGFRIAMSALDAGRLGIAACAIGLAQAALDHAVSYARERTQFGSRIIDFQGLGFMLADAATGISAARALLYTAARLRDAGLPFSIEAAQAKLFATDTAMRVTTDAVQILGGAGYVTDHPVERWFREAKLLQIVEGTNQIQRMVIARSLAKPA; this is translated from the coding sequence ATGTGGATCCCACCCTCCGACGAGGCCCGCGACCTGCTCGGTCTCGTCGAAGAGATCGCCGACGGTGAGCTGACGCCGCAGACCGCGGCCGCGCACGAGGCGCGCGGCGAGTTCCCCCGCGAGATCGTCCGCACGCTCGGCCGCGCCGGGCTGCTCGGACTCCCCTACCCGGCCGAGCTCGGCGGCGCGGACCAGCCGTACGAGGTGTACCTGCGCGTGCTGGAGCGGCTCGCGTACCGGTGGCTGACCGTGGCCGAGGCGGTCAGCGTGCACACGCTCTCCTGCTACCCGGCCGCGCTCCACGGCGACGACCGGCTGCGCAAGCTCGTCCCGGACATGGTCGGCGGCGAGTTGCTCGGTGCGTACTGCCTGTCCGAACCGGCCGGCGGCTCCGACGCGGCCGCGCTCACCACTCGCGCCGTCCGCGACGGCGACCACTACGTCGTCGACGGCACCAAGGCCTGGATCACGCACGCGGGCAGCGCCGACTTCTACAACGTCTTCGCCCGGACCGGCGAGCCCGGCGCCCGCGGCATCTCCTGCCTGCTGCTCGACGCCACCACCCCCGGCCTGGAGCCGCAGCCCCGGGAACGCCTGATGGGGCTGCACGCCGGCGCGCCCGCCCAGGTCGTGCTCAGCGGCGCCCGGGTCCCCACGGAACGCCTCGTCGGCGCGGAGGGCCAGGGCTTCCGGATCGCGATGTCCGCGCTCGACGCCGGCCGCCTCGGCATCGCCGCATGCGCGATCGGACTCGCCCAGGCCGCGCTCGACCACGCGGTCTCCTACGCGCGCGAACGCACCCAGTTCGGCTCGCGGATCATCGACTTCCAGGGCCTCGGCTTCATGCTCGCGGACGCGGCCACCGGCATCAGCGCGGCCCGGGCACTGCTCTACACCGCGGCCCGCCTCCGCGACGCCGGCCTGCCGTTCAGCATCGAGGCCGCGCAGGCCAAGCTCTTCGCCACCGACACCGCCATGCGCGTCACCACGGACGCGGTCCAGATCCTCGGCGGCGCCGGCTACGTGACGGACCACCCGGTCGAGCGCTGGTTCCGCGAGGCGAAACTCCTCCAGATCGTCGAGGGCACCAACCAGATCCAACGCATGGTCATCGCCCGTTCCCTGGCAAAGCCCGCATAG
- a CDS encoding RNA 2'-phosphotransferase: MDMRRISKRLSLVLRHRPESVGITLTADGWVAVPTLLDALARHGLPLTRDQLTRVVDENDKRRFTIEGDRIRANQGHSVTVDLGYEAQEPPETLYHGTADRNLAAIREQGLIKGRRHHVHLSADPDTAHRVGTRHGRPVVLTVEAARMAADGHSFFRSANGVWLTDAVPPEYVAGPRT, from the coding sequence ATGGACATGAGACGCATCAGCAAACGACTTTCCCTCGTTCTCCGGCACCGGCCGGAGAGTGTCGGCATCACGCTCACCGCGGACGGCTGGGTCGCCGTCCCCACGCTCCTGGACGCCCTCGCCCGCCACGGGCTCCCTCTCACCCGCGACCAGCTCACCCGCGTCGTCGACGAGAACGACAAGAGGCGGTTCACGATCGAGGGGGACCGGATCCGCGCCAACCAGGGCCACTCTGTCACCGTCGACCTCGGCTACGAGGCCCAGGAGCCGCCGGAGACGCTCTATCACGGAACCGCCGACCGCAACCTCGCGGCGATCCGCGAGCAGGGTCTCATCAAGGGCCGCCGGCACCACGTGCACCTCTCGGCCGACCCGGACACCGCGCACAGGGTCGGCACCCGGCACGGCCGGCCGGTCGTGCTGACGGTCGAGGCGGCGCGGATGGCGGCCGACGGGCACTCCTTCTTCCGCAGCGCGAACGGGGTCTGGCTGACCGACGCCGTACCGCCGGAGTACGTCGCCGGACCGCGAACCTAG
- a CDS encoding class I SAM-dependent methyltransferase, producing MSATSEEHTDPRIVALQDALHPNPPEHPFYVDLAAQLPAVSVADVGCGTGRLAAELARRGHRVTAADPSRAMLDLARRRPIGALVSWLHGDARALPETAFDLVVLAGGVVSEITDDRELIATFAAARRALRPGGRLAFDARRYRARDWTGWTRAASYRRLADGAAAWREDARVDGDRIRYRAGYRLADGTELRFDREVRLRSDVWYSTVLTEAGFRVDPADDDADGLVLLATAGPPRRASGLRFERVGDRLWAAVDDDSGRPARVPMPDDSLEMIARLRRMGVALDQVVAAAAAAGLDWDPAGEVRARSEAGMDEWRRRDREERERRKQAFRDRMAQ from the coding sequence ATGAGCGCCACGTCCGAGGAGCACACGGATCCCCGGATCGTGGCGCTGCAGGACGCGCTGCACCCGAACCCGCCCGAACACCCCTTCTACGTCGACCTGGCGGCGCAGCTGCCGGCGGTGTCGGTGGCGGACGTCGGCTGCGGCACCGGGCGGCTCGCGGCGGAGCTGGCCCGGCGCGGGCATCGGGTCACCGCGGCCGATCCGTCCCGGGCGATGCTCGACCTGGCCCGGCGCCGGCCGATCGGCGCGCTGGTCAGCTGGCTGCACGGGGATGCCCGCGCGCTGCCGGAGACCGCGTTCGACCTGGTCGTGCTGGCCGGCGGCGTGGTCTCGGAGATCACCGACGACCGGGAGCTGATCGCCACGTTCGCGGCGGCCCGGCGTGCGCTGCGGCCGGGCGGGCGGCTCGCGTTCGACGCCCGGCGGTACCGGGCGCGGGACTGGACCGGGTGGACGCGCGCGGCGTCGTACCGGCGGCTGGCGGACGGTGCGGCCGCGTGGCGTGAGGATGCCCGGGTGGACGGCGACCGGATCCGCTACCGGGCCGGTTACCGGCTCGCGGACGGCACGGAGCTGCGCTTCGACCGGGAGGTCCGGCTGCGCTCCGACGTCTGGTACTCGACGGTGCTGACCGAGGCCGGCTTCCGCGTCGACCCGGCCGACGACGACGCGGACGGGCTGGTCCTGCTGGCTACGGCCGGGCCGCCGCGGCGCGCGTCCGGGCTGCGCTTCGAGCGGGTCGGGGACCGGCTGTGGGCCGCGGTCGACGACGACAGCGGCCGCCCGGCCCGGGTGCCGATGCCGGACGACTCGCTGGAGATGATCGCCCGGCTGCGGCGGATGGGCGTGGCGCTGGACCAGGTGGTGGCCGCGGCCGCGGCGGCCGGGCTGGACTGGGATCCGGCCGGTGAGGTCCGGGCCCGCTCCGAGGCGGGCATGGACGAGTGGCGGCGCCGCGACCGGGAGGAACGGGAGCGCCGGAAGCAGGCGTTCCGTGACAGAATGGCGCAGTGA
- a CDS encoding alpha/beta hydrolase, producing the protein MIDERIGALLAQVREGAPEAAERLWHAARAAGGPLISAGPDGTSLVTFVWRGEAAAATVCWGVEATLARVPGTDLWHATVALPSRLRTLYYLGHGAAGSPQTASGTGVTHIDPLNPRTVAFPRDPGDPTDRDGFASLLELPDAPPEPWLSGPPVPAGPREQVEVPSAALGGVRRVTVHRPAHEPIRGANVLVVFDGHLAQAVLCVPELVDRLVAAGRIPPAVVLYVHIEDARRDRELGSTPEYTEFVARELIPWARTEYGVTTDPARAGLAGASLGGLTAAHIALAAPDVFGRALSHSGSFWRAGPAGEPEWLTRQYATRPRADLRLYLDVGDRETGPGPAGAAPQVDVNRRLRDVLLAKGYPLDYREYLGGHDYVNWRRLFPDALTGLFGR; encoded by the coding sequence ATGATCGACGAACGGATCGGCGCGCTGCTGGCACAGGTGCGAGAGGGTGCGCCCGAGGCGGCGGAACGCCTCTGGCACGCGGCACGGGCCGCGGGCGGGCCGTTGATCTCGGCCGGCCCGGACGGCACGTCGCTGGTGACGTTCGTCTGGCGCGGCGAGGCCGCGGCCGCCACGGTCTGCTGGGGCGTCGAGGCCACGCTGGCGCGGGTGCCCGGCACCGACCTGTGGCACGCGACCGTGGCACTCCCGTCCCGCCTGCGCACGCTCTACTACCTCGGCCACGGTGCCGCCGGCTCGCCGCAGACCGCGTCCGGCACCGGCGTGACCCACATCGACCCGCTCAACCCGCGCACGGTCGCGTTCCCGCGCGACCCGGGCGACCCGACCGACCGGGACGGGTTCGCCTCGCTGCTGGAGCTGCCGGACGCGCCGCCCGAGCCCTGGCTGTCCGGCCCGCCGGTCCCGGCCGGCCCGCGCGAGCAGGTCGAGGTGCCCAGTGCCGCGCTCGGCGGAGTCCGTCGCGTCACGGTGCACCGTCCCGCGCACGAGCCCATCCGGGGCGCGAACGTGCTGGTGGTCTTCGACGGGCACCTCGCGCAGGCCGTGCTGTGCGTCCCCGAGCTGGTCGACCGGCTCGTCGCGGCCGGGCGGATCCCGCCGGCCGTGGTGCTCTACGTGCACATCGAGGACGCGCGCCGGGACCGGGAACTCGGCAGCACGCCGGAGTACACCGAGTTCGTCGCGCGCGAGCTGATCCCGTGGGCGCGCACGGAGTACGGCGTGACCACGGACCCGGCGCGGGCCGGGCTGGCCGGTGCGTCGCTCGGCGGGCTGACCGCCGCGCACATCGCGCTGGCCGCACCGGACGTGTTCGGCCGCGCGCTGTCACACTCCGGCAGCTTCTGGCGGGCCGGCCCGGCCGGCGAGCCGGAGTGGCTGACCCGGCAGTACGCCACCCGGCCCCGCGCCGACCTGCGCCTCTACCTCGACGTCGGCGACCGGGAGACCGGGCCGGGCCCGGCCGGCGCGGCACCCCAGGTGGACGTCAACCGGCGCCTGCGAGACGTCCTGCTGGCCAAGGGCTACCCCCTCGACTACCGCGAATACCTGGGCGGCCACGACTACGTCAACTGGCGCCGCCTCTTCCCGGACGCCCTCACCGGCCTGTTCGGCCGATGA
- a CDS encoding aldo/keto reductase: MEYVRLGSTGLKVSRICLGMMTYGSPSWREWVLDAEAGKPIVRRAVELGVTFFDTADMYSVGGSEEVTGRLLRAFFHRRDDYVVATKVYHPMGDGPNDRGLSRKHILSSIDDSLRRLGTDHVDLYQIHRWDAETPIEETMEALHDVVRAGKARYIGASSMFAWQFAKAQHVADVNGWTRFVSMQPQYNLVYREEEREMLPLCADQGVGVIPWSPLARGLLAGSRTREGAHTTRARTDAIARSLYTDADLVVAEELRRIADARNLPPAQVALAWVLSNPVVTAPIVGASRTAHIEDAVAALGVSLTPAEIAALEAPYVPHAVTDH, encoded by the coding sequence ATGGAGTATGTGCGGCTCGGCAGCACCGGCCTGAAGGTGTCCCGGATCTGTCTCGGCATGATGACCTACGGCTCGCCGTCCTGGCGCGAGTGGGTGCTGGACGCCGAGGCCGGCAAGCCGATCGTGCGGCGCGCGGTCGAACTCGGCGTCACGTTCTTCGACACCGCGGACATGTACTCGGTGGGTGGCAGCGAGGAGGTCACCGGCCGGCTGCTGCGCGCGTTCTTCCACCGCCGCGACGACTACGTGGTGGCGACCAAGGTCTACCACCCGATGGGCGACGGCCCGAACGACCGGGGCCTGTCCCGCAAGCACATCCTCTCCTCGATCGACGACTCGCTGCGCCGGCTCGGCACCGACCACGTCGACCTCTACCAGATCCACCGGTGGGACGCCGAGACCCCGATCGAGGAGACCATGGAGGCGCTGCACGACGTGGTGCGCGCCGGCAAGGCCCGCTACATCGGCGCGTCGTCCATGTTCGCCTGGCAGTTCGCCAAGGCCCAGCACGTCGCGGACGTCAACGGCTGGACCCGGTTCGTCTCGATGCAGCCGCAGTACAACCTGGTCTACCGCGAGGAGGAGCGGGAGATGCTGCCGCTCTGCGCGGACCAGGGCGTCGGCGTGATCCCGTGGAGCCCGCTGGCCCGCGGGCTGCTGGCCGGCTCGCGCACCCGCGAGGGCGCGCACACCACCCGGGCCCGCACGGACGCGATCGCCCGCAGCCTCTACACGGACGCGGACCTGGTCGTGGCGGAGGAACTGCGTCGGATCGCGGACGCGCGCAACCTGCCGCCGGCACAGGTCGCGCTGGCGTGGGTGCTCAGCAATCCGGTGGTGACCGCGCCGATCGTGGGCGCGTCCCGCACCGCGCACATCGAGGACGCGGTGGCGGCGCTCGGCGTCTCGCTCACGCCGGCGGAGATCGCGGCCCTCGAGGCGCCCTACGTGCCGCACGCGGTGACGGACCATTAA